The Platichthys flesus chromosome 5, fPlaFle2.1, whole genome shotgun sequence genome contains the following window.
AGTAACAGTAAATCCACCTTGAAATAGTCAGCTGCATAAAGCACACTCCTTCCAAATCACAGTGAGATGCTGTGTAAAAAGTGTCCAAAAGATCAGTTTAATCCTTCAGTCCTGCAGTATTCCTCTCCCCGGTGTATCCAAAAAAGGGATTTACTGTATATCCAGAAAATCACAGTTAATGACGCACTCACAAAGCAGGATCACACCTCACATTCCCGAGAAGGTTGCTGTTGGCAAGTGCAGGAGCCATATTCATTGATGATCACCAGAGCTCCCTCAATGTGGTTGGGTTTATAGTCAACATAATACTCCGGAGTGGAAATTGCAGCCATCTGCTGCATGCTTTGCTTTTGCTTCTGCTTGCGACGCTGGCTGCTGAAGCACTGCCTCAGTTGTCTTATTCCGGCAGGAAAGCATTTCCATGCTACATACAGCATGAGCACTATGATGAGAAAGGAGAAGATGAGGGCCATGGTGCCAGTCACCACCTTATGAATCTGCATGGTGCTCTCCAGGTCATCATGGCCCACTGTGACAGTGAAAGAACTGGTGACCACTTCACTGCCCTCACCCTCATAAGGATTTTGAGTAAATGGGCCCAGGAAAACAGAGCCACCCTGGGCCAGATCCCTTGTAGAGGCGTACAGGCCTGCTGTAGTTACTTCCATTGGGGGAACCTCACATAGCTGAAAAGCATAGACAGCATCCAACACATCCTCGCCCTGTGCAGTGTCGGGGCTTGAACACAGCAGGGAATTGTCACGCTGGCCTCGGAAGGCACTCAGCCAGGAGGCCAAGGCACACATGTTGCGACTGCACTCCCAGTCATTCCCTGCCAGGGTAATGCTGTCCAGAGAAGACCATGAATCCAGGATCCGCTGGTCCACAGAGGTCAAACGATTGGAGTCCAGCATTAGAACCTTGAGGTTGGGTGCACTCTCAAACACATGTGGCTCAATGTACTCGATTTCATTGGCAGACAGGTCAATCTTCTCTAAAAAATGCCATGTCCAGTCCAGGGTATTTACAACAATTGTAGCATGATTGTTGTGCATGTATAGAGTACGTAAAGAGATGAGGCGAGGGAAGTGGGCTAGGTTGACTTTAACCAGGTCATTGTGCTCAAGATGCAACTCTGTTAACTTGAAGAGGCCAGCGAAGGAGTTTCGAGCAAGACTCTGTAGTTGGTTGTATCCCAAGTCCAGAAACTGCATGCTCCGGCAGTCTTGAAAAATCCGCACTGGCACAAATTTTAGAGCATTGTAGCGTAAATGCAAATTGCTGAGCTTTCTAAGGCCGTGGAACAGGTCGGGCTCTAGCGCCTGCAGCCTGTTGTAGGAGAGGTCCAGAATACGTAGGTTTGGGAGGGGCCTAAAGGTGCCATTTGGCAGACTCTCAATCCGGTTGCTGCTCAGGTCTAACTCCTTCACACGTCTTAGCCTGTCAAATGCAGCCTCCTCCACAATGTCAATGTTGTTGTGATCTAAGTAGAGCCAGGTGAGCTGTGACAAACCATTCAGTTGGCCTTCACGCAGCTCGGTCAGGTTGTTCTCTCTCATGGACAGGCCCATGGCACTGCTCAGATTGCGGGGAATGTCTGTGAGGTTGAGCCCCTCGCAGTACAGCAGCTTGCTGTCGCAGCGGCACAGCCTCGGACAGACCCCCTCCACCAGGGGAACCATTCTCAGGAAAATGCCCAGTGAACAAAGTATCAACCCAGGGGGCTTCTTCAGCGGCCACTTTAGGTACAGTCCAATTAGAAGGAAATCCATTAGCATAAATATCCAGGGATGTCACCGAGAAAATGTCCATTGAACCACTCtggatattgtttttgtttgtaccTTCACATCATATTTATcctaataaatgtattaattaatcCAGTTTTTGTATTTAAGTTGCAGGCAgtgatttgatattttttaattagGCAAACAAGGGAATCCTTGTCAAAAATACAAAGGATCGAAGGCAAGTCCCTGTGCTTATGTCAAAAATCAAGCAGTAGGTGGAGAGTAAAGGGGGTTGGAAAAAAAAGACGTCCTCACTGACAGATCTTATTTAAAAGATTCCTACTCACCCCTTTCCAAAAGCTGACAATCTCCATTCAGCCTCTCGCTTTGTGCCCCGACACTAATTATGTGCGAATCTAAAAAAGACCCCACTGTGGTACAAattctccccccctcccttctcccttTTCAGTGGACACCAGATCCTTGGCAGGCTTACAATGTCTTAGTTCTCCTCAAGTGAAAGAGCCAGAAAGAGAAGGAATTCAAGTATCTTTCAGCGTGATGGTAGGAAGTGCAAGTTCCCCTGTCTGCATGCATGAGCTCTGTCTCTTTAGCTCCTCTGCAGTCCTCTGCTGCAATGATcagaggggagaagagacaaccagagaagaagaaaaaaaaaaagacagaccaAGGAAAAATCTtttgaaatgtctgttttgCTCTGTTCTTCTCCCGCTTTGCTGCTTAAGTTTCAGATCTGTCAGCACGTATTATCGTCCATCTCTGGTAGCATCACTGATTTGTGAGGTTTAAATCCAGTCAAGCGGGTAATCATGCTTTCAGTGACGgatgcagggagagagagagaaaaaaaaaagaattaaagaGGTGAACGctgttcactgttttcttgtgtaacAGTATTCCGTGTCATCTCAGTGGCTCATCCCGGTTAAGAAGCCGCTCGTGTCCCCTGTAGCTTGCAGGTCTCCTTCCATCCCTCGCTCTCCGGCTGATTTCTCCGCCAGCTGGAAGAGGCTGCTGACGGCTGGTGCTGGTAGGCAGGCAGGGCGGTAAATGTGGGAAGCGAAGGAGCGCGCAATCCCTTGCAGCAGACCAGTACTCTGACAGCGCATGCAGAAGCGCCTTCTGTTCACTGAGTGTCGTAAGCCACTCACAATTCAGAGTTCTCGCTCTCTTTCCCTcactctcttgctctctttcccTTGATCGCTCACTCACTTGTTCATGCcgctcccctcctcttcctcggtccctcccctcttccctcttcacTTTTCTCTTGCTGTGTTTTTCTCCGTGCCTGAGACATTTACATATTCAGAATGGGCCGGGCTTAAACCAGGAGCTTTAatgaacccccccacccacccacctctctctctctctctctctctctctctctctctctctctctctctctctctctctctctctctctctctctctctctctctctctctctctctctctctctctctctctctctctctctctctctctctctctctctctctctctctctctctctctctctctctctctcgctctctcgctctctctctctctcattccttcTCTGACTGTAATGAATTGGGCCATATTATGTCTGCCTCCTTTTCCTTTGACGTCGCTGTGAGAAAGCAGTTTTCTAATTTCAGAGTTGCAAAATAACATTCGTCCATTGAACAAAATGGGTGTCCAATATTAGTTCCACCCCTAAAGCATAGAAACCTGTTCATGTTAACAATCCAGAGAGGCTGCAAATAAGACATATAGGAAATATTGCAACTAAAATTTAACATCGTCTCTCTCAACATCAACCCGGTCTATATTCACATAAAACATGAAAGTAGTTAATTCCAAAAATGATGTCACAATTTATTATATTCATCACGCATATTATATGAGCACTTCTTTATATCATACTGTATAATGTCTTGTGTAATGACTCAATCTGAGTCTATTAAGATTCAGTGTTTAGTCTTCCTAAACATAAAGGCTAGAGTATAATGAGTAAAGACTGGAGTATGACATTCCTCATTAAATCAAACAGTCCTGTGGCCAGCCATTCTGTACCATTGTCAATTATAGCAAGGCCATCCATTCTGAATACAGATGTGATTGCTCGCAGCTGTACTCATAGCCTTGTCAATGCTCTGCCATTGATTTTCAAAGATATTGAGCTGTGACAGTTTCTTCCATTCCTCAAACCAGCCAACTTTCTTACCATCTGCAGATTTCCTTTTCCTTGGGATTATTGCGTCTTTTGTAAAGCAGTCTTGTTTTTCCTAAAAAGGAATTTCGAAGTGAATCGaaggaaattcacaaaaacaggttttaaagGTCCAGTATGTTTAAGATTTATGTGAgagggatctattgacagaaatgaatataaaataatcttacGGGTTGTTTTCAATAATGTGTTCCATCTaaattgtggttttatttactCTAGAATGggtcctttatatttaaatactttaaataatatatgtatgttgggagtgggtcctctctatggaggctgacatgtttttttacagtagcccagactgggcATACTAAACAGCTTTGAGTTtatatgacaactgaaggccaccactggttctctttcatgtttggaaggggagggtgaggtgaggggtattcagctgcagcatgcaacttcaccactagatgacACTAAATTATacccactgaacctttaatgatGTCCCTTTAATAATCCAGGTGCAGTTACTTGTCTATAAAGGTAAACTAGTTAAACTagttaaagaaattaaaaataatgatgaatcTTATTTataagttaaataaaagaatgatATGCTGTATAATTTTGATTACTTTGGAACTGGGTCTGTCCTATAAAACTTTATGATAAAAGCTTGCCTGGTTTGTGTTTCCTAATCATATCACTGTGTCTGGTCATATGCTCTGCTTTAGAGTAAATTGCTGTAACAAGGGTTGTAAACTTTGTTTTACTCTACTGATCCACTATATTATATCTAATCTGCTCTTTGAAATTATACTATATCAAAGTCGGGAGAGTGAGAGTGTAATAGGAAACCAGGTAGTGAATAAGGCCGTTTTAATTGCATCCCATCAAACCAATTGTACCACAGCTACCACTGGATGGGGACTGCACCAACACTTAAGTAGTTTTTGTTCAGCACTAATGTTTTTTAGGCAGCCATTTATTTAACCAATAATTTTACAATTTGCCTGGTGTTTCTTTACTTCAGTCATAACACTGTACGTCAGTGTCACATGTAACAATGTAAAGCT
Protein-coding sequences here:
- the lrrtm1 gene encoding leucine-rich repeat transmembrane neuronal protein 1; this translates as MLMDFLLIGLYLKWPLKKPPGLILCSLGIFLRMVPLVEGVCPRLCRCDSKLLYCEGLNLTDIPRNLSSAMGLSMRENNLTELREGQLNGLSQLTWLYLDHNNIDIVEEAAFDRLRRVKELDLSSNRIESLPNGTFRPLPNLRILDLSYNRLQALEPDLFHGLRKLSNLHLRYNALKFVPVRIFQDCRSMQFLDLGYNQLQSLARNSFAGLFKLTELHLEHNDLVKVNLAHFPRLISLRTLYMHNNHATIVVNTLDWTWHFLEKIDLSANEIEYIEPHVFESAPNLKVLMLDSNRLTSVDQRILDSWSSLDSITLAGNDWECSRNMCALASWLSAFRGQRDNSLLCSSPDTAQGEDVLDAVYAFQLCEVPPMEVTTAGLYASTRDLAQGGSVFLGPFTQNPYEGEGSEVVTSSFTVTVGHDDLESTMQIHKVVTGTMALIFSFLIIVLMLYVAWKCFPAGIRQLRQCFSSQRRKQKQKQSMQQMAAISTPEYYVDYKPNHIEGALVIINEYGSCTCQQQPSRECEV